A part of Bacillota bacterium genomic DNA contains:
- a CDS encoding 3-isopropylmalate dehydratase large subunit, whose product MGKTIAEKILSSHSGVDARAGDIVLADVDFVMGQDGTSPLAIKAFREMGGKKVFDPEKVAMVIDHGAPSPNEGTANLHKLMRDFAAEQGSILYDVGEGVCHQLIPERGHVAPGDLVVGADSHTCTYGGLGAFSTGVGSTDLAAALITGKTWLKVPESMKIVCRGHLPSGTYSKDLALYLAGKISASGATYMSCEFTGEGVDALGVDARFTLCNMAVEMGAKAGIIAPSGEVLAWVRGRSKRKFHPVFADEDARYADVREFDVSHLAPQVARPHEVDNVCEAHELSGVEINEAFIGTCTNGRLEDLRVAAAILKGKRVNPSVRLIVAPASRRILVEALREGVLETLLNAGAAVLPPGCGPCVGTHAGVPADGEVVISTANRNFKGRMGNSSAQIYLASPATVAASALVGRITDPRRFLG is encoded by the coding sequence GTGGGCAAGACCATCGCAGAGAAGATCCTCTCGAGCCATTCGGGCGTCGATGCCCGCGCGGGGGACATCGTCCTCGCGGATGTGGATTTCGTGATGGGGCAGGATGGGACCTCGCCTCTTGCCATCAAGGCATTCCGCGAGATGGGCGGGAAGAAGGTTTTCGACCCCGAGAAGGTCGCCATGGTGATAGATCATGGCGCCCCAAGCCCGAACGAGGGCACGGCAAACCTCCATAAACTGATGCGAGATTTCGCCGCCGAGCAGGGCTCAATCCTCTACGATGTGGGCGAGGGCGTCTGTCACCAGCTCATCCCGGAGCGTGGCCACGTTGCCCCGGGAGACCTCGTGGTGGGAGCGGACTCTCACACTTGTACCTATGGAGGCCTCGGCGCGTTCTCGACGGGCGTGGGGTCCACCGACCTCGCGGCGGCCCTCATCACCGGCAAGACGTGGCTCAAGGTGCCAGAGAGCATGAAGATAGTATGCAGAGGCCACCTTCCCTCGGGAACCTACAGCAAAGACCTCGCGCTATACCTCGCCGGCAAGATCTCGGCGTCGGGCGCGACTTACATGTCGTGCGAGTTCACCGGAGAGGGCGTGGACGCCCTCGGGGTGGATGCCAGGTTTACCTTGTGCAACATGGCGGTGGAGATGGGCGCCAAGGCCGGGATCATAGCGCCCAGTGGCGAGGTTCTCGCATGGGTGCGCGGCCGTTCGAAGAGGAAGTTCCACCCGGTCTTCGCAGATGAAGACGCCCGCTACGCGGACGTGCGGGAGTTCGACGTCTCGCATCTTGCGCCGCAGGTAGCCCGGCCGCACGAGGTGGACAACGTGTGTGAAGCCCACGAGCTCTCGGGAGTCGAGATCAACGAGGCCTTCATCGGGACATGCACGAACGGCCGGCTCGAGGACTTGCGCGTCGCCGCTGCGATCCTCAAAGGCAAGAGGGTGAACCCTTCGGTGCGCCTCATAGTTGCGCCGGCCTCGCGGCGCATCCTGGTCGAAGCCCTCCGTGAGGGGGTGTTGGAGACCCTCCTCAACGCGGGAGCGGCCGTGCTTCCCCCAGGGTGCGGCCCATGCGTGGGCACACACGCCGGAGTGCCAGCCGACGGCGAGGTTGTCATATCCACCGCCAACCGCAATTTCAAAGGGAGGATGGGCAACTCGTCCGCCCAGATCTATCTCGCCTCCCCAGCGACGGTGGCCGCGTCAGCGCTCGTCGGAAGGATCACGGACCCGAGGAGGTTCCTCGGATGA
- the nifV gene encoding homocitrate synthase encodes MKESEKKVLIVDTTLRDGEQTAGVVFARTEKLRIARMLDEIGVDQIEAGIPAMGGDEKEAVKAIAHAGLNASIMAWNRAVISDLEASIDCGVDAVAISISVSDIHIFHKLRMTRQQVLDAMTQAVVYAAQYGLYISVNAEDASRADPEFLLEFAMAAKGAGANRLRYCDTVGLLDPLTMYEKIKTLHEQTGLDIETHTHNDFGMATANTLAGVRAGARYVGVTVNGLGERAGNAALEEVVMALKHIYGIDLGVKTTRFREISEYVARASGREIPPGKPIVGTNTFAHESGIHADGVLKNPKTYEVFAPEEVGLQRQIIIGKHSGKHALKAKFLEYGINLTDEEAAAMLPAVRATAVNLKRPLFDKELVYIYEDAKRDTSSAHK; translated from the coding sequence ATGAAGGAGAGCGAGAAGAAGGTCCTCATCGTCGACACCACGTTGCGTGATGGCGAGCAAACAGCGGGCGTCGTGTTTGCTCGGACGGAGAAGCTGCGAATCGCGAGAATGCTGGATGAGATCGGGGTGGACCAGATCGAGGCTGGCATCCCGGCCATGGGTGGGGACGAAAAGGAGGCCGTGAAAGCGATCGCCCATGCCGGACTCAATGCGAGCATCATGGCGTGGAACAGAGCCGTCATCTCCGACCTCGAGGCATCGATCGACTGCGGGGTGGACGCCGTAGCCATATCCATTTCCGTGTCTGACATACATATCTTCCACAAGCTTCGTATGACGCGCCAGCAGGTCCTCGATGCAATGACCCAAGCGGTGGTGTACGCCGCTCAGTACGGGCTGTACATATCCGTTAACGCCGAGGACGCGAGCCGCGCCGACCCCGAGTTTCTGCTCGAATTCGCGATGGCCGCGAAAGGAGCGGGTGCCAACAGGCTCCGTTACTGCGACACGGTTGGGCTGCTGGACCCACTGACCATGTATGAGAAGATCAAGACCCTCCACGAGCAGACCGGGCTCGACATCGAGACCCACACTCACAACGACTTCGGCATGGCCACCGCCAACACCCTTGCAGGAGTGCGGGCAGGCGCCAGGTATGTCGGAGTAACCGTGAACGGCCTCGGCGAGCGCGCGGGGAACGCGGCCCTCGAGGAGGTCGTGATGGCGCTCAAGCACATCTACGGCATAGACCTCGGCGTCAAGACCACAAGATTCAGGGAGATCTCCGAGTACGTGGCGAGGGCGTCCGGAAGGGAGATCCCGCCAGGAAAGCCCATCGTAGGCACGAACACTTTCGCCCATGAGTCTGGGATCCATGCAGACGGAGTCCTCAAGAACCCCAAGACTTATGAGGTTTTCGCGCCGGAGGAAGTGGGCTTGCAGCGACAGATCATCATCGGCAAACATTCAGGCAAGCACGCGCTTAAGGCGAAATTCCTTGAATACGGCATAAACCTCACAGACGAGGAGGCGGCAGCGATGTTGCCCGCAGTGCGCGCGACTGCGGTGAATCTCAAACGGCCGCTCTTCGATAAGGAACTTGTATATATATACGAAGACGCGAAAAGGGACACATCATCGGCTCACAAGTAA